One stretch of Erpetoichthys calabaricus chromosome 14, fErpCal1.3, whole genome shotgun sequence DNA includes these proteins:
- the sesn2 gene encoding sestrin-2 isoform X2 — MRVSGAENDWSENRSDGMTCERCKAQDRGIQVPRVLGKGPSFFIPLKQIMEEGVESDHQLLIEAFVSMGRVDNITTIMGLHPKYLACFLRTRHYLLQMDGPLPYPCRHYIAIMAAARHQCLYLVQLHASEFLQVGGDPQWLNGLQYCPRKLRNLNELNKLLAHRPWFITKDHIEALLKPGGESCWSLAELIHAIVLLTHYHSMCSFVFGCGVNPEPDQEGGFAFRPPSPCQTDSPGAEEGGGGPRSGDALQEVEALMRKMRLLQQQEEEASQEEMATRFEKEKRESLLVTPEDEDRHLLSANVSCFVEDPDFGYEDFTRRGEQGPPTFRALDYSWEDHGYSLINRLYSDVGQLLDEKFQVVCNLTYNTMAMHSGVDTCMLRKAVWNYIHCVFGIRYDDYDYGDVNQLLERSLKVYIKTVACYPEKTTRRMYNSFWRHFRHSEKVHVNLLLLEARMQAALLYALRAVTRYMT, encoded by the exons gACAGAGGAATACAGGTCCCACGTGTTCTTGGTAAAGGACCAAGCTTCTTTATACCCTTAAAACAG ATCATGGAAGAGGGTGTTGAAAGTGATCATCAGCTTCTCATAGAGGCCTTTGTTTCAATGGGACGAGTGGACAACATTACCACAATTATGGGGTTGCACCCTAAATATCTGGCCTGTTTCCTCCGGACCCGGCACTACCTTCTGCAGATGGATGGCCCCCTGCCATACCCCTGCCGCCACTATATTGCTATCATG GCTGCTGCCCGACACCAATGCTTGTATTTAGTTCAGTTACATGCATCGGAGTTTCTTCAAGTTGGAGGTGATCCCCAGTGGCTTAATGGCCTACAATATTGTCCTAGAAAGCTGAGGAATCTAAATGAGTTGAATAAACTACTTGCTCACCGGCCATGGTTCATCACAAAGGATCATATTGAG GCCCTTTTAAAACCTGGCGGAGAGAGTTGTTGGTCCCTGGCTGAGCTGATCCATGCCATCGTTCTTCTCACTCACTACCACTCAATGTGCTCCTTCGTTTTTGGCTGTGGAGTTAACCCTGAACCTGATCAAGAAGGGGGCTTTGCCTTCCGTCCCCCATCTCCTTGCCAGACTGATAGCCCTGGAGCCGAGGAAGGGGGTGGAGGACCAAGG TCAGGAGATGCTCTACAAGAGGTGGAGGCTCTCATGAGGAAGATGAGGCTGCTGCAGCAGCAAGAGGAAGAGGCCAGCCAAGAAGAGATGGCAACACGATTTGAGAAAGAGAAGAGGGAAAGCTTGCTGGTTACTCCTGAAG ATGAAGATCGACATTTGCTCTCTGCCAACGTCTCCTGCTTTGTGGAGGATCCAGACTTTGGGTATGAAGATTTCACTCGTCGTGGTGAGCAAGGCCCGCCAACCTTCAGAGCCCTG GACTATTCCTGGGAGGATCACGGCTACTCCTTAATAAACCGCCTTTACTCTGATGTTGGTCAGCTTCTGGATGAGAAGTTCCAGGTTGTCTGCAACCTCACATATAACACCATGGCTATGCATAGTGGTGTGGATACCTGCATGCTGCGCAAAGCCGTGTGGAATTACATCCATTGTGTGTTTGGAATCCG CTATGATGACTACGACTACGGTGATGTGAACCAGCTCCTAGAGCGAAGCCTAAAGGTCTACATTAAAACGGTGGCCTGCTATCCAGAGAAGACGACTCGCCGAATGTACAACAGCTTCTGGAGGCACTTCCGACATTCGGAAAAG GTGCACGTCAACTTGTTGCTTCTGGAAGCCCGCATGCAGGCCGCCCTTCTCTATGCTTTACGTGCCGTGACCCGCTACATGACGTGA